One region of Rhodophyticola sp. CCM32 genomic DNA includes:
- a CDS encoding pyridoxal phosphate-dependent aminotransferase yields MANSLLLDRLAPRIVEEDGAFRTRMLNIAAGRDDVIALGRGDPDFHTPAHIVEAAKSALDDNQHHYTGPTGMAPLRQAISDRLRADYGLSYTADEIIVTAGVQESIMLCMLGLVRPGDEVLVTSPRFTTYDTAVHLCGGIPIPVPTYQKDDFALDVGEIEARISDRTRMFVLVSPNNPTGAVTPPEVIRKIADLAVKHDILLIADEIYARLIYPPHEHLSIATLPGLKDRTITLNGFSKTYAMTGWRVGYMAAPADFVEALTEPRHTLSINTCTISQHAALAALTGPQDEIETMFTAYGDRRAYLMAALTEAGLSYGAPGGAFYIYTNISATGMTAKPFCEALLRDTGVMVFPGDMFGEPDSDFIRISYLQPLPLIEEAMGRIKGFIDAHKGAAA; encoded by the coding sequence ATGGCAAATTCTCTTCTGCTGGACCGCCTTGCGCCCCGCATCGTCGAGGAAGACGGCGCCTTTCGCACCCGGATGCTGAACATCGCCGCGGGCCGGGACGATGTGATCGCTCTGGGCCGGGGCGACCCGGATTTTCACACACCGGCCCATATTGTCGAGGCGGCGAAATCCGCGCTGGATGACAATCAGCACCATTATACCGGCCCCACGGGGATGGCGCCCCTGCGACAGGCGATTTCCGACAGGCTGCGGGCGGATTACGGGCTGTCCTATACCGCCGATGAGATCATCGTCACCGCCGGGGTGCAGGAAAGCATCATGCTGTGCATGCTGGGGCTGGTCCGGCCGGGCGACGAGGTGCTGGTGACCTCGCCCCGCTTCACCACCTATGACACGGCGGTGCATCTATGTGGCGGCATCCCGATCCCGGTGCCCACCTATCAGAAAGACGATTTTGCCCTGGATGTGGGTGAGATCGAGGCCCGGATCAGCGACAGGACCCGGATGTTCGTTCTGGTCTCTCCCAACAACCCCACCGGGGCGGTGACACCGCCTGAGGTGATCCGCAAAATCGCGGATCTGGCCGTCAAACATGACATTCTGCTGATCGCCGATGAAATCTATGCCAGGCTGATCTATCCGCCCCATGAACATCTGTCGATCGCCACCTTGCCCGGCCTGAAAGACCGGACCATCACATTGAACGGGTTTTCCAAAACCTATGCGATGACCGGCTGGCGGGTCGGTTATATGGCGGCCCCTGCGGATTTTGTGGAGGCACTGACCGAACCGCGCCACACCCTGTCGATCAACACCTGCACGATCTCGCAACATGCCGCCTTGGCCGCCCTGACCGGCCCGCAGGACGAGATCGAGACCATGTTCACAGCCTATGGGGACCGCCGCGCCTATCTGATGGCGGCGCTGACCGAGGCGGGGCTGAGCTATGGCGCGCCGGGCGGGGCGTTTTACATCTACACCAATATCTCGGCCACGGGCATGACGGCCAAACCGTTCTGCGAGGCCCTGCTGCGCGACACCGGGGTGATGGTCTTTCCCGGCGATATGTTCGGCGAACCCGACAGCGATTTCATCCGCATCTCCTACCTGCAGCCACTGCCGCTGATTGAAGAGGCGATGGGGCGGATCAAGGGGTTCATCGACGCGCATAAAGGGGCGGCAGCATGA